The following are encoded in a window of Deltaproteobacteria bacterium genomic DNA:
- a CDS encoding Crp/Fnr family transcriptional regulator, which translates to MAPQLNPKRPAERNLPVRPPFGDPLRGNPVFSALDAEARRRLSAQGKVRLYASGERILQEGDAADWFYVLLAGSVRVYHLDDDGLEVLAKLFGPPAVFGEMELLAGLRHLEHVSALEPATLLLLPRAAFLEALESCHGFALALLRDVCHRFCISGANEKALAFYDVPKRLATFLVSYAHFYGLAREGDAARLPVTQDEMAGALGVTRRAVAKTMRLWRAQGLVAREGDLYVVSDLGRLEREASSELSLTYRSDMAFTE; encoded by the coding sequence GTGGCTCCGCAGCTCAACCCGAAGCGACCCGCCGAACGTAACCTCCCCGTGCGGCCTCCGTTCGGCGACCCCCTGCGCGGGAACCCGGTCTTCTCGGCGCTCGACGCCGAGGCCCGGCGCCGGCTCTCCGCGCAGGGCAAGGTTCGCCTCTACGCCTCGGGCGAGCGCATCCTGCAAGAGGGCGACGCGGCGGACTGGTTCTACGTCCTCCTCGCGGGGAGCGTGCGGGTCTACCACCTCGACGACGACGGGCTCGAGGTCCTGGCGAAGCTCTTCGGGCCCCCGGCCGTCTTCGGCGAGATGGAGCTCCTCGCGGGCCTTCGGCATCTCGAGCACGTCTCGGCGCTCGAGCCGGCGACGCTGCTCTTGCTCCCGCGCGCGGCCTTCCTCGAGGCGCTCGAGAGCTGCCACGGCTTCGCGCTCGCCCTGCTCCGCGACGTGTGTCACCGCTTCTGCATCTCGGGCGCGAACGAGAAGGCGCTCGCCTTCTACGACGTGCCGAAGCGCCTGGCCACCTTCCTCGTCTCGTACGCGCACTTCTACGGGCTCGCGCGCGAGGGGGACGCGGCGCGCCTACCGGTGACGCAGGACGAGATGGCCGGGGCTCTCGGTGTGACGCGGCGGGCGGTGGCCAAGACGATGCGGCTCTGGCGGGCCCAGGGGCTCGTCGCCCGCGAGGGAGACCTCTACGTGGTGAGCGACCTCGGGCGCCTCGAGCGCGAGGCCAGCTCCGAGCTGTCGCTCACCTACCGGTCGGACATGGCGTTCACGGAGTGA
- a CDS encoding adenosylhomocysteinase, which yields MNYKVANLGLADAGRRRIEWAESRMPVLMAIREKYAQTKPLAGMRIAGCLHVTKETAVLVRTLKAAGAEVSWSGCNPLSTQDDVAAALAAEGTSIYAWHGMNSEEFYWCIEKTLEFKPTLTLDDGADLIFTVHSKHKELAKTVIGGTEETTTGVKRLRAMASDGALLYPVYAVNDSITKCDFDNVYGTGQSSLDGILRATSILFAGKTFVVAGYGHCGRGCAMRARGAGSRVIVTEVKATTALKAVLDGFEVMPMDEAAKLGDIFITATGMKDIIVKRHFETMKEGAVVCNTGHYDCEINLKDLEDLCKGRVREMRPNNEEYSLSDGRRVYVLAKGRLVNLAAAEGHPSEVMDMSFANQFFALKTLAEEGKKLKNEVYVLPEQLDQDVAAIKLGTMGVAIDKLTAEQVKYATDYSAGT from the coding sequence ATGAACTACAAGGTGGCGAACCTCGGGCTGGCCGACGCGGGCCGACGTCGCATCGAATGGGCCGAATCCCGGATGCCGGTGCTGATGGCGATCCGCGAGAAGTACGCCCAGACCAAACCGCTGGCGGGGATGCGCATCGCCGGGTGCCTGCACGTCACCAAGGAGACCGCGGTGCTCGTGCGGACCCTGAAGGCCGCGGGGGCCGAGGTGAGCTGGTCGGGCTGCAACCCGCTCTCCACGCAGGACGACGTGGCCGCGGCGCTGGCTGCCGAGGGGACCTCGATCTACGCCTGGCACGGTATGAACAGCGAGGAGTTCTACTGGTGCATCGAGAAGACGCTCGAGTTCAAGCCCACGCTGACGCTCGACGACGGCGCGGACCTGATCTTCACCGTCCACAGCAAGCATAAGGAGCTCGCCAAGACGGTGATCGGCGGGACGGAAGAAACGACCACGGGAGTGAAGCGGCTCCGCGCCATGGCGTCGGACGGCGCGCTGCTCTACCCGGTCTACGCCGTGAACGATTCGATCACCAAGTGCGACTTCGACAACGTCTACGGCACCGGGCAGAGCTCGCTCGACGGGATCCTGCGCGCGACGAGCATTCTCTTCGCCGGCAAGACCTTCGTCGTCGCCGGCTACGGCCACTGCGGCCGCGGCTGTGCGATGCGCGCCCGTGGCGCGGGGTCTCGCGTGATCGTGACCGAGGTGAAAGCTACGACCGCGCTCAAGGCCGTGCTCGACGGGTTCGAGGTCATGCCGATGGACGAGGCCGCGAAGCTCGGCGACATCTTCATCACCGCGACGGGCATGAAGGACATCATCGTCAAGCGGCACTTCGAGACCATGAAAGAGGGCGCCGTGGTCTGCAACACGGGTCACTACGACTGCGAGATCAACCTCAAGGACCTCGAGGATCTCTGCAAGGGGCGGGTTCGCGAGATGCGGCCGAACAACGAGGAGTACTCGCTCTCCGACGGGCGTCGGGTCTACGTCCTCGCCAAGGGACGGCTCGTGAATCTGGCGGCGGCCGAGGGCCATCCCTCCGAGGTGATGGACATGTCTTTCGCGAACCAGTTCTTCGCGCTGAAGACGCTCGCCGAGGAGGGCAAGAAGCTGAAGAACGAGGTCTACGTGCTGCCGGAGCAGCTCGACCAGGACGTGGCGGCGATCAAGCTCGGCACGATGGGGGTCGCGATCGACAAGCTGACCGCCGAGCAGGTGAAGTACGCCACGGACTACTCCGCGGGCACCTAG
- a CDS encoding LptF/LptG family permease, which produces MRILATPAGVVLARYLAALVLVRLALAWPVLTAIYLAFDLGDQGRRLASEVGWPAVLRAALLHLPHIAVQLLPAALLLAIVLALGTLRRRHELLSLYAAGASPLRLGLPLLGIGLGCAALAYLVLEFAVPPAERRADAHYAGRRASALLGAHPSSTWTRSGSWLVQLTRRANELHLLALERDPRGAIGRRLEGRVSPSDPTRVLEARELRPSPSGGWTVAHARERRWPLLAELGPLVVAAPPRPEALTSRELAQLIARARAADRPSAALAVLLHTRVSFPLFALVAALLGWSFGLGGAARPLLRDLTLAVGFIVGLWLLLATGWLLARAGTIPPPLGAWLPVGLALSGAILVLRRRWPRLTAS; this is translated from the coding sequence GTGCGGATCTTGGCTACACCGGCAGGCGTGGTGCTCGCACGTTATCTCGCGGCGCTGGTGCTCGTGCGGCTCGCGCTCGCCTGGCCGGTGCTCACCGCGATCTACCTGGCCTTCGACCTCGGAGATCAAGGGCGGCGGCTCGCCTCCGAGGTGGGCTGGCCCGCGGTGCTCCGGGCCGCCCTGCTCCACCTGCCACACATCGCCGTCCAGCTTCTACCGGCCGCGCTGCTGCTCGCCATCGTGCTGGCCCTAGGCACCCTGCGCCGACGCCACGAGCTCCTGAGCCTCTACGCGGCCGGGGCCTCTCCGCTCCGCCTCGGGCTACCGCTCCTCGGCATCGGCCTCGGGTGCGCCGCGCTGGCCTACCTCGTCCTCGAGTTCGCCGTACCGCCGGCCGAGCGCCGCGCCGACGCCCACTACGCCGGACGGCGCGCCTCCGCCCTCCTCGGAGCGCACCCCTCCTCGACCTGGACGCGCTCGGGATCCTGGCTCGTGCAGCTCACCCGCCGCGCAAACGAGCTCCACCTGCTCGCCCTCGAGCGCGACCCCCGCGGAGCCATCGGCCGCCGCCTCGAGGGACGCGTCTCCCCGTCGGACCCGACCCGCGTGCTCGAAGCGCGCGAGCTCCGCCCGTCCCCCTCCGGGGGCTGGACCGTGGCCCACGCGCGCGAACGGCGCTGGCCGCTCCTCGCCGAGCTCGGGCCCCTCGTCGTCGCCGCCCCGCCGCGCCCCGAAGCCCTCACCTCGCGCGAGCTGGCGCAGCTCATCGCCCGCGCTCGAGCCGCAGACCGGCCTAGCGCCGCGCTCGCGGTACTCCTTCACACCCGCGTCTCCTTTCCCCTCTTCGCGCTCGTCGCCGCGCTCCTCGGCTGGAGCTTCGGCCTCGGCGGCGCAGCCCGACCGCTCCTGCGCGACCTGACCCTCGCGGTCGGCTTCATCGTGGGGCTCTGGCTACTTCTCGCGACCGGGTGGCTGCTCGCGCGCGCAGGCACGATCCCACCACCGCTCGGCGCGTGGCTGCCCGTCGGCCTGGCCCTCTCCGGCGCGATCCTCGTGCTGCGTCGTCGCTGGCCACGCCTGACTGCCAGCTAG
- a CDS encoding FHA domain-containing protein has protein sequence MPFLLSITGPDGKTREFKLVEGETTVGRDATNALVLDGRGVSRHHATLVVDSDRVAIVDLGSTYGTKVNELPAVRRELSTGDRVKIGMHQLTIRRVERTSSAELRPGALAPTGYSVDDVTLDPAPSIHERKTVQVNRAAVQFVLDNPDTKGHAVTVLSRRESSLVEAVERLGADRPTPVVGIPISGLETPTADYQALILMYRVSQQLAAAADLDGFLAPVADMVMEEVGADTVVVLLVDRAGELKPRVVRHRGELGPDELPVSRTVVDLVLREKETVLSTDVGHDRRINAGDSLALYNIRSVVASPILVHGTVRGVLYLNRAGGVPFASTEGDLVTALASLLSSGADRAELKESIAAESLRRKALERFHPPEVVDRIFQRGGRVGDMEEHHATALVCDLQGFDALVGQVDPQELATVLHDYYGMVYEQVFANGGSLVKLHGGYALALFGAPESRDRDAVWAAEAALRLCEELTSAAALWPRGQSLALRCSLDTGSLVAGILGPADRLEYVAMGGPIALASELARRHSGTAVLVTEATLRQLPSARYHGDELALLPDRRTYRLLQR, from the coding sequence GTGCCTTTCCTGCTCTCGATCACCGGACCGGACGGCAAGACCCGCGAGTTCAAGCTCGTCGAGGGTGAGACCACCGTCGGCCGGGATGCGACCAACGCCCTCGTGCTGGACGGTCGCGGCGTCTCGCGGCACCACGCCACGCTGGTCGTGGACAGCGACCGGGTAGCCATCGTGGACCTGGGTTCGACCTACGGCACCAAGGTGAACGAGCTCCCCGCGGTACGCCGCGAGCTCTCGACGGGCGACCGCGTGAAGATCGGCATGCACCAGCTCACGATCCGCCGCGTGGAGCGCACGAGCTCGGCGGAGCTGCGTCCCGGCGCGCTGGCGCCGACGGGCTACTCCGTGGACGACGTCACGCTCGACCCCGCGCCGAGCATCCACGAACGCAAGACCGTGCAGGTCAACCGCGCGGCGGTCCAGTTCGTGCTCGACAACCCCGACACCAAGGGGCACGCCGTGACGGTCCTCTCCCGGCGAGAGAGCTCGCTCGTCGAGGCCGTCGAGCGGCTCGGAGCCGACCGTCCGACCCCCGTGGTCGGGATCCCCATCTCCGGCCTCGAGACCCCCACCGCCGACTACCAGGCGCTGATCCTGATGTATCGCGTCAGCCAGCAGCTCGCCGCGGCGGCCGACCTCGACGGCTTCCTGGCTCCGGTGGCCGACATGGTGATGGAGGAGGTGGGCGCCGACACCGTGGTCGTGCTGCTCGTCGACCGAGCGGGCGAGCTCAAGCCGCGCGTCGTGCGGCACCGGGGCGAGCTCGGCCCCGACGAGCTCCCGGTGAGTCGCACGGTCGTGGACCTCGTGCTGCGCGAGAAGGAGACGGTGCTGAGCACCGACGTCGGCCACGACCGCCGCATCAACGCCGGCGACAGCCTCGCGCTCTACAACATCCGCTCGGTGGTCGCGTCGCCGATCCTGGTCCACGGCACGGTCCGCGGCGTGCTCTACCTGAATCGCGCGGGTGGCGTCCCGTTCGCCAGCACGGAAGGCGACCTCGTCACGGCGCTCGCCTCGCTCCTCTCGAGCGGCGCCGACCGCGCCGAACTCAAGGAGAGCATCGCCGCCGAGAGCCTGCGGCGAAAGGCGCTCGAGCGCTTTCACCCGCCCGAGGTGGTGGACCGCATCTTCCAGCGCGGGGGTCGCGTGGGCGACATGGAGGAACACCACGCCACGGCGCTGGTCTGCGACCTCCAGGGCTTCGACGCGCTGGTCGGGCAGGTGGACCCCCAGGAGCTGGCCACCGTCCTGCACGACTACTACGGCATGGTCTACGAGCAGGTCTTCGCCAACGGGGGCAGTCTGGTCAAGCTCCACGGCGGCTACGCGCTCGCGCTCTTCGGCGCCCCCGAGTCGCGCGACCGCGACGCCGTCTGGGCGGCGGAGGCGGCGCTGCGCCTCTGCGAGGAGCTCACCTCGGCGGCCGCGCTCTGGCCCCGCGGCCAAAGCCTGGCTCTCCGCTGCAGCCTCGATACCGGCTCGCTCGTGGCCGGCATTCTCGGCCCCGCGGACCGCCTCGAGTACGTGGCCATGGGCGGCCCCATCGCGCTGGCCTCGGAGCTCGCGCGCCGGCACAGCGGCACGGCGGTGCTTGTCACGGAAGCCACCCTGCGGCAGCTCCCCTCCGCCCGCTACCACGGCGACGAGCTCGCCCTGCTGCCCGACCGGCGGACCTATAGGCTGCTTCAGCGGTAG
- the lysA gene encoding diaminopimelate decarboxylase, giving the protein MDHFHYRGEELFCDGVSLARIAESVGTPCYVYSHATLVRHYRVFADALSEMPHLICYSVKANTNGAILAALGALGAGADIVSAGELVRALRAGIPADRIVFSGVGKQAFELERALEAGILMFNVESEGELELLAQVADRMGKRAPISLRVNPDVDPGTHPYIATGLRKSKFGVPLGRARAVYERALALPSVEVRGIDCHIGSQLTSVSPFVDSLGSLVRLAEELKQKGVALRYLDVGGGLGIRYSEETPPSPEQYGRALAEVVGELKGLGVTLICEPGRVIVGNAGVLLTRVIGEKHNEQKRFAIIDGAMNDLIRPALYGSFHSIRPVRRRAGAENVVVDVVGPICESGDFLAQDRPLPAVEVGDLLSVMSAGAYGYVMSSNYNSRPRAAEVMVKGEEFAVVRERESLEDLTRGEHVPAWVRDPA; this is encoded by the coding sequence ATGGACCACTTCCATTACCGTGGCGAGGAGCTCTTCTGCGACGGCGTTTCGCTGGCGCGCATCGCCGAGAGCGTGGGGACGCCGTGCTACGTCTACAGCCACGCGACGCTGGTGCGGCACTATCGGGTCTTCGCCGACGCGCTGTCGGAGATGCCCCACCTCATCTGCTACAGCGTGAAGGCCAACACGAACGGCGCGATCCTCGCCGCGCTGGGAGCGCTCGGCGCGGGGGCCGACATCGTGAGCGCGGGGGAGCTCGTGCGGGCGCTCCGGGCCGGGATACCCGCCGACCGCATCGTCTTCTCCGGGGTGGGTAAGCAGGCCTTCGAGCTGGAGCGGGCGCTCGAGGCGGGCATCCTGATGTTCAACGTCGAGAGCGAGGGGGAACTCGAGCTCCTGGCGCAGGTGGCGGACCGCATGGGGAAGCGCGCCCCCATCTCGCTGCGGGTGAATCCCGACGTGGATCCGGGCACGCACCCGTACATCGCGACGGGGCTGCGGAAGAGCAAGTTCGGCGTCCCGCTCGGCCGCGCGCGGGCGGTCTACGAACGCGCGCTCGCGCTCCCGTCGGTGGAGGTGCGGGGGATCGATTGCCACATCGGCTCGCAGCTCACCTCGGTCTCGCCCTTCGTGGACTCGCTCGGCAGCTTGGTGCGGCTGGCCGAGGAGCTGAAGCAGAAGGGCGTGGCGCTGCGCTACCTGGACGTGGGGGGCGGGCTCGGCATCCGCTACTCCGAGGAGACGCCTCCCTCCCCGGAGCAGTACGGGCGAGCGCTGGCCGAGGTGGTGGGCGAGCTCAAGGGGCTCGGCGTGACGCTGATCTGCGAGCCGGGGCGGGTCATCGTGGGCAACGCCGGGGTGCTGCTCACGCGCGTCATCGGGGAGAAGCACAACGAGCAGAAGCGCTTCGCGATCATCGACGGCGCGATGAACGACCTCATCCGTCCCGCGCTCTACGGTTCGTTTCACAGCATTCGGCCGGTGCGGCGGCGCGCCGGGGCGGAGAACGTGGTGGTCGACGTGGTGGGCCCGATCTGCGAGAGCGGCGACTTCCTCGCGCAGGACCGGCCCCTGCCGGCGGTCGAGGTGGGCGATCTGCTCTCGGTGATGTCCGCCGGGGCCTACGGCTACGTCATGTCGTCGAACTACAACTCGCGCCCCCGGGCCGCGGAGGTGATGGTCAAGGGAGAGGAGTTCGCGGTGGTGCGCGAGCGCGAATCCCTCGAGGACCTGACGCGCGGCGAGCACGTGCCGGCCTGGGTCCGCGACCCCGCCTGA